Proteins found in one Maridesulfovibrio sp. genomic segment:
- a CDS encoding TusE/DsrC/DsvC family sulfur relay protein, translated as MAIVEFEGKSFDVDEDGFLLKFEDWCPEWVDFCKEGEGIKELNEEHQKVIDFLQDYYKKNGIAPMVRILSKVTGFKLKHIYELFPSGPGKGACKMAGLPKPTGCV; from the coding sequence ATGGCAATCGTTGAATTTGAGGGAAAAAGTTTTGACGTAGACGAAGACGGTTTCCTGCTTAAGTTCGAAGACTGGTGCCCCGAGTGGGTTGACTTCTGTAAAGAAGGCGAAGGCATCAAAGAACTGAATGAAGAGCACCAGAAAGTTATCGACTTCTTGCAGGACTACTACAAGAAGAACGGTATCGCACCCATGGTCCGCATCCTTTCCAAGGTTACCGGATTCAAACTTAAACACATTTATGAGCTGTTCCCCTCCGGTCCCGGTAAGGGAGCTTGTAAAATGGCTGGTCTGCCCAAGCCTACCGGCTGCGTATAG